The following are encoded together in the Mesoterricola sediminis genome:
- the prfA gene encoding peptide chain release factor 1: MLDQLESLDAKFQEIEAQLQDPAVVSDPKRLRELTKHRAELEPVVAAWHAQRTRLHQLEEAEAILADKTLDSDLRDLAALEIPELKEAIQQGETELRALLVPKDPKDAKNVILEVRAGTGGEEAALFAAEVFRMYVRFAERRGYRVSVLSESEAEQGGLREVVAEIEGEGAYSLFRFESGVHRVQRVPKTETQGRIHTSACTVAVMPEAEEVDIVIHEKDLRIDTFCSGGKGGQSVNTTYSAVRLTHLPTNTVVSCQDERSQLKNMAKAMTVLRSRLLEKAQAEKDAAEASLRKTQVGSGDRSEKIRTYNFPQGRVTDHRVNVTIHQIDAFMQGQIEPILEPLRAAFEAERLQAMDA, translated from the coding sequence ATGCTCGACCAGCTTGAATCCCTTGATGCCAAGTTCCAGGAAATCGAGGCCCAGCTCCAGGATCCGGCCGTGGTCAGCGATCCCAAGCGCCTGCGCGAGCTGACCAAGCACCGGGCCGAGCTCGAGCCCGTCGTGGCCGCCTGGCACGCCCAGCGCACCCGCCTCCACCAGCTGGAGGAGGCCGAGGCCATCCTGGCCGACAAGACCCTGGACAGCGACCTGCGCGACCTGGCCGCCCTGGAGATCCCGGAGCTGAAGGAGGCCATCCAGCAGGGCGAGACCGAACTCCGGGCCCTCCTGGTGCCCAAGGACCCCAAGGACGCCAAGAACGTCATCCTGGAGGTCCGCGCGGGCACCGGCGGCGAGGAGGCCGCCCTCTTCGCGGCGGAGGTGTTCCGGATGTACGTGCGCTTCGCCGAACGCCGCGGCTACCGGGTCTCCGTCCTCAGCGAGAGCGAGGCCGAACAGGGCGGGCTCCGGGAGGTGGTGGCGGAGATCGAAGGCGAGGGCGCCTACAGCCTCTTCCGCTTCGAGTCCGGCGTCCACCGGGTCCAGCGCGTGCCCAAGACCGAGACCCAGGGCCGCATCCACACCTCCGCCTGCACCGTGGCCGTCATGCCCGAGGCCGAGGAGGTGGACATCGTCATCCACGAGAAGGACCTGCGCATCGACACCTTCTGCTCCGGCGGCAAGGGCGGCCAGAGCGTCAACACCACCTACTCCGCCGTACGCCTCACCCACCTGCCCACCAACACCGTGGTCAGCTGCCAGGACGAGCGCAGCCAGCTCAAGAACATGGCCAAGGCCATGACCGTCCTCCGCTCCCGCCTCCTGGAGAAGGCCCAGGCCGAGAAGGACGCGGCCGAGGCCAGCCTGCGCAAGACCCAGGTGGGCTCCGGCGACCGCAGCGAGAAGATCCGCACCTACAACTTCCCCCAGGGCCGGGTCACGGACCACCGGGTGAACGTCACCATCCACCAGATCGACGCCTTCATGCAGGGCCAGATCGAGCCCATCCTGGAGCCCCTGCGGGCCGCCTTCGAGGCGGAGCGCCTGCAGGCCATGGACGCCTGA